A region from the Arachis ipaensis cultivar K30076 chromosome B01, Araip1.1, whole genome shotgun sequence genome encodes:
- the LOC107642325 gene encoding AAA-ATPase At5g57480-like: protein MKEYWTSLASVLGVFAFCQTILQAVFPPELRFATVKLFNKIFHCFSSYCYFDITEIDGVNTNELYNAVQLYLSSSVSVTGNRLSLTRALNSSAFTFGLANNDTISDTFNGATVLWEHVVTQRQSQTFSWRPLPEEKRGFTLRIRKKDKPLILNSYLDYVMEKANEIRRKNQDRLLYTNSRGGSLDSRGHPWESVPFKHPSTFDTLAMDPEKKKEIMEDLQDFAKGQGFYHRTGRAWKRGYLLYGPPGTGKSSMIAAMANYLGYDIYDLELTEVHNNSELRKLLMKTSSKSIIVIEDIDCSINLTNRKKSNNGGGGASRSYYDSGDIRGGGGGGGEDGGNSITLSGLLNFTDGLWSCCGSERIFVFTTNHIEKLDPALLRSGRMDMHVFMSFCSFPALKILLRNYLDYEEGDLDGHVLKELEMVVDMARMTPADISEVLIKNRRKKERAVVELLDTLKIRAERNNNNASNGGRAVRRGKNDDEDEEEEEEQEKRALDSESPKEESEIEDNCNKVEDEDEEEEKEGDGEKEKIK, encoded by the coding sequence atgAAAGAATATTGGACCTCTTTAGCATCGGTTCTGGGGGTATTCGCTTTCTGCCAAACCATACTCCAAGCGGTGTTCCCACCGGAGCTCCGTTTTGCCACCGTGAAGCTCTTCAACAAGATCTTCCACTGCTTCTCCTCCTACTGTTACTTCGACATAACGGAGATCGACGGCGTCAACACCAACGAGCTCTACAACGCCGTCCAGCTCTACCTCAGCTCCTCTGTCTCCGTGACTGGCAACCGCCTCAGCCTGACACGCGCCCTCAACTCCTCCGCCTTCACCTTCGGCCTGGCCAACAATGACACCATCTCCGACACCTTCAACGGCGCCACCGTGCTCTGGGAACACGTGGTCACCCAGCGGCAATCCCAAACCTTCTCATGGCGGCCCTTGCCGGAAGAAAAACGAGGCTTCACTCTCCGAATCAGAAAGAAAGACAAACCCTTGATCCTCAACTCTTACCTGGACTATGTTATGGAGAAAGCAAATGAGATAAGAAGAAAGAATCAGGATCGGTTGCTGTATACGAATTCCAGAGGCGGTTCTCTAGATTCCAGAGGCCACCCTTGGGAATCTGTGCCGTTCAAGCACCCAAGCACCTTCGATACATTGGCTATGGACCctgagaagaagaaagagatcATGGAGGATCTTCAGGATTTCGCCAAAGGTCAAGGATTCTATCACAGAACTGGCAGAGCTTGGAAGAGAGGCTACCTTCTCTACGGCCCTCCCGGTACCGGAAAATCCAGCATGATCGCCGCCATGGCCAATTACCTTGGCTACGATATCTATGATCTTGAGTTGACCGAGGTTCATAACAACTCTGAGCTCAGGAAGCTTCTCATGAAGACGAGTTCCAAGTCCATAATCGTCATTGAGGATATTGATTGTTCTATCAACTTGACGAACCGGAAGAAGAGCAACAATGGCGGCGGCGGGGCTTCCAGGAGTTACTATGATTCCGGTGATATACGCGGCGGCGGTGGGGGTGGCGGTGAAGATGGCGGGAACTCGATTACTCTTTCTGGGTTGCTGAATTTCACTGATGGGTTGTGGTCTTGCTGTGGGAGTGAAAGGATCTTCGTTTTCACGACGAACCACATTGAGAAGCTTGACCCTGCTCTCTTGAGAAGTGGAAGAATGGATATGCATGTTTTCATGAGCTTCTGTTCCTTCCCTGCTCTCAAGATTCTTCTCAGGAACTACTTGGATTATGAGGAAGGCGACTTGGATGGCCATGTCTTGAAGGAGCTCGAGATGGTGGTCGATATGGCCCGAATGACCCCTGCTGACATCAGCGAGGTTCTCATCAAGAACCGCCGCAAGAAGGAGAGAGCCGTCGTTGAGTTGTTGGACACACTCAAGATCCGAGCTGAGAGGAATAACAACAATGCCAGCAATGGCGGAAGAGCAGTCAGAAGGGGaaaaaatgatgatgaagatgaagaagaggaagaagaacaagagaagagGGCTCTCGATAGTGAGAGTCCTAAGGAGGAGTCTGAGATTGAGGACAATTGCAACAAGgtggaagatgaagatgaagaagaagaaaaagaaggagatggAGAAAAAGAGAAGATTAAGTGA